In the genome of Actinomycetota bacterium, the window CGAGGATTCGGCTGACTACCCGGATTTCGCCGAGCAGGTTGCCCGTGCGGTGAGCGAGGGCCGTGCGGATCGCGGCGTGCTCATCTGCGGGTCTGGAATCGGCATGGCGATAGCCGCCAACAAGGTGTCGGGCGTGCGCGCCGCAATGGTCACTGACGCGGAACTCGCGAAGATGATGCGACTACACAATGACGCGAACGTCGTCACACTAGGCGGGCGCTACATCTCACAGCAGCTTGCCGAGGAGATACTCGACGCGTTCTTCGACACCGAGTTCGAGGGCGGGCGGCACCAGGCACGAGTGGACAAGATCGCCGCGCTCGAGCGGCACGAGTGAAGGGGAGCACGACGGCATGACGCTGAAGTACATCCCGGGCCAGGACCCGGAGATCGCGGCGGCTATCGACGCGGAGCTCGCGCGCCAGCGGGGGACCATTGAGCTGATTGCGAGTGAGAACTTCGTCTCTCCTGCGGTGCTCGAAGCTGCGGGCACGGTGCTCACCAACAAGTACGCTGAGGGCCTGCCGGGCAAGCGCTACTACGGTGGCTGCGAACAGGTCGATATCGTCGAGAACCTTGCCCGGGAACGCGCCAAGGAGCTCTTCGGCGCCGAATACGCCAACGTTCAGCCACACGCGGGCGCGCAGGCGAACATCGCAGCTTACTACGCGTTCCTGGACCCC includes:
- the rpiB gene encoding ribose 5-phosphate isomerase B is translated as MRVFLGSDHAGFAMKEALKPYLERRGDEVTDVGADTEDSADYPDFAEQVARAVSEGRADRGVLICGSGIGMAIAANKVSGVRAAMVTDAELAKMMRLHNDANVVTLGGRYISQQLAEEILDAFFDTEFEGGRHQARVDKIAALERHE